In a single window of the Pongo abelii isolate AG06213 chromosome 1, NHGRI_mPonAbe1-v2.0_pri, whole genome shotgun sequence genome:
- the PPCS gene encoding phosphopantothenate--cysteine ligase isoform X2: protein MAEMDPVAEFPQPPGAARWAEVMARFAAKLGAQGRRVVLVTSGGTKVPLEARPVRFLDNFSSGRRGATSAEAFLAAGYGVLFLYRARSAFPYAHRFPPQTWLSALRPSGPALSGLLSLEAEENALPGFAEALRSYQEAAAAGTFLAVEFTTLADYLHLLQAAAQALNPLGPSAMFYLAAAVSDFYVPVSEMPEHKIQSSGGPLQGKVQLEDILHHLEKEEINPLATTEEQLSLVLIPASTVKTA from the exons ATGGCGGAAATGGATCCGGTAGCCGAGTTCCCCCAGCCTCCCGGTGCTGCGCGCTGGGCTGAGGTTATGGCTCGCTTCGCGGCCAAGCTGGGCGCGCAGGGCCGGCGGGTGGTGTTGGTCACGTCAGGCGGCACCAAGGTCCCACTGGAAGCGCGGCCGGTGCGCTTCCTGGACAACTTCAGCAGCGGGCGGCGCGGTGCAACCTCGGCCGAGGCCTTCCTAGCCGCTGGCTATGGGGTCCTGTTCTTGTATCGCGCTCGCTCCGCCTTCCCCTATGCCCACCGCTTCCCACCCCAGACTTGGCTGTCTGCTCTGCGGCCTTCGGGTCCAGCCCTTTCGGGCTTGCTGAgcctggaggctgaggagaatgCACTTCCGGGTTTTGCTGAGGCTCTGAGGAGCTACCAGGAGGCTGCGGCTGCAGGCACCTTCCTGGCGGTAGAGTTCACCACTTTGGCGGACTATTTGCATCTGTTGCAGGCTGCGGCCCAGGCACTCAATCCGCTAG GCCCTTCTGCGATGTTTTACCTGGCTGCGGCTGTGTCAGATTTCTATGTTCCTGTCTCTGAAATGCCTGAACACAAGATCCAGTCATCTGGGGGCCCACTGCAG gGAAAAGTTCAGTTAGAAGACATACTTCaccatcttgaaaaagaagaaatcaatccCCTTGCTACTACAGAAGAACAACTCTCTTTGGTGCTTATTCCAGCCAGCACAGTGAAGACAGCCTGA
- the PPCS gene encoding phosphopantothenate--cysteine ligase isoform X4, whose amino-acid sequence MFYLAAAVSDFYVPVSEMPEHKIQSSGGPLQITMKMVPKLLSPLVKDWAPKAFIISFKLETDPAIVINRARKALEIYQHQVVVANILESRQSFVFIVTKDSETKLLLSEEEIEKGIEIEEKIVDNLQSRHTAFIGDKN is encoded by the exons ATGTTTTACCTGGCTGCGGCTGTGTCAGATTTCTATGTTCCTGTCTCTGAAATGCCTGAACACAAGATCCAGTCATCTGGGGGCCCACTGCAG ATAACAATGAAGATGGTGCCAAAACTGCTTTCTCCTTTGGTTAAAGATTGGGCCCCCAAAGCATTTATAATTTCCTTTAAGTTGGAGACTGACCCCGCCATTGTAATTAATCGAGCTCGGAAGGCTTTGGAAATTTATCAGCATCAAGTGGTGGTGGCTAATATCCTTGAGTCACGACAGTCCTTTGTGTTTATTGTAACCAAAGACTCGGAAACCAAGTTATTGCTAtcagaggaagaaatagaaaaaggcaTAGAGATAGAAGAGAAGATAGTGGATAATCTTCAGTCTCGACACACAGCTTTTATAGGTGACAAAAACTGA
- the PPCS gene encoding phosphopantothenate--cysteine ligase isoform X3 has protein sequence MESKSRKARTVAGPSAMFYLAAAVSDFYVPVSEMPEHKIQSSGGPLQITMKMVPKLLSPLVKDWAPKAFIISFKLETDPAIVINRARKALEIYQHQVVVANILESRQSFVFIVTKDSETKLLLSEEEIEKGIEIEEKIVDNLQSRHTAFIGDKN, from the exons ATGGAGTCCAAGTCCAGGAAGGCTCGTACAGTGGCCG GCCCTTCTGCGATGTTTTACCTGGCTGCGGCTGTGTCAGATTTCTATGTTCCTGTCTCTGAAATGCCTGAACACAAGATCCAGTCATCTGGGGGCCCACTGCAG ATAACAATGAAGATGGTGCCAAAACTGCTTTCTCCTTTGGTTAAAGATTGGGCCCCCAAAGCATTTATAATTTCCTTTAAGTTGGAGACTGACCCCGCCATTGTAATTAATCGAGCTCGGAAGGCTTTGGAAATTTATCAGCATCAAGTGGTGGTGGCTAATATCCTTGAGTCACGACAGTCCTTTGTGTTTATTGTAACCAAAGACTCGGAAACCAAGTTATTGCTAtcagaggaagaaatagaaaaaggcaTAGAGATAGAAGAGAAGATAGTGGATAATCTTCAGTCTCGACACACAGCTTTTATAGGTGACAAAAACTGA
- the PPCS gene encoding phosphopantothenate--cysteine ligase isoform X1: MAEMDPVAEFPQPPGAARWAEVMARFAAKLGAQGRRVVLVTSGGTKVPLEARPVRFLDNFSSGRRGATSAEAFLAAGYGVLFLYRARSAFPYAHRFPPQTWLSALRPSGPALSGLLSLEAEENALPGFAEALRSYQEAAAAGTFLAVEFTTLADYLHLLQAAAQALNPLGPSAMFYLAAAVSDFYVPVSEMPEHKIQSSGGPLQITMKMVPKLLSPLVKDWAPKAFIISFKLETDPAIVINRARKALEIYQHQVVVANILESRQSFVFIVTKDSETKLLLSEEEIEKGIEIEEKIVDNLQSRHTAFIGDKN; the protein is encoded by the exons ATGGCGGAAATGGATCCGGTAGCCGAGTTCCCCCAGCCTCCCGGTGCTGCGCGCTGGGCTGAGGTTATGGCTCGCTTCGCGGCCAAGCTGGGCGCGCAGGGCCGGCGGGTGGTGTTGGTCACGTCAGGCGGCACCAAGGTCCCACTGGAAGCGCGGCCGGTGCGCTTCCTGGACAACTTCAGCAGCGGGCGGCGCGGTGCAACCTCGGCCGAGGCCTTCCTAGCCGCTGGCTATGGGGTCCTGTTCTTGTATCGCGCTCGCTCCGCCTTCCCCTATGCCCACCGCTTCCCACCCCAGACTTGGCTGTCTGCTCTGCGGCCTTCGGGTCCAGCCCTTTCGGGCTTGCTGAgcctggaggctgaggagaatgCACTTCCGGGTTTTGCTGAGGCTCTGAGGAGCTACCAGGAGGCTGCGGCTGCAGGCACCTTCCTGGCGGTAGAGTTCACCACTTTGGCGGACTATTTGCATCTGTTGCAGGCTGCGGCCCAGGCACTCAATCCGCTAG GCCCTTCTGCGATGTTTTACCTGGCTGCGGCTGTGTCAGATTTCTATGTTCCTGTCTCTGAAATGCCTGAACACAAGATCCAGTCATCTGGGGGCCCACTGCAG ATAACAATGAAGATGGTGCCAAAACTGCTTTCTCCTTTGGTTAAAGATTGGGCCCCCAAAGCATTTATAATTTCCTTTAAGTTGGAGACTGACCCCGCCATTGTAATTAATCGAGCTCGGAAGGCTTTGGAAATTTATCAGCATCAAGTGGTGGTGGCTAATATCCTTGAGTCACGACAGTCCTTTGTGTTTATTGTAACCAAAGACTCGGAAACCAAGTTATTGCTAtcagaggaagaaatagaaaaaggcaTAGAGATAGAAGAGAAGATAGTGGATAATCTTCAGTCTCGACACACAGCTTTTATAGGTGACAAAAACTGA
- the PPCS gene encoding phosphopantothenate--cysteine ligase isoform X5: MKMVPKLLSPLVKDWAPKAFIISFKLETDPAIVINRARKALEIYQHQVVVANILESRQSFVFIVTKDSETKLLLSEEEIEKGIEIEEKIVDNLQSRHTAFIGDKN; this comes from the coding sequence ATGAAGATGGTGCCAAAACTGCTTTCTCCTTTGGTTAAAGATTGGGCCCCCAAAGCATTTATAATTTCCTTTAAGTTGGAGACTGACCCCGCCATTGTAATTAATCGAGCTCGGAAGGCTTTGGAAATTTATCAGCATCAAGTGGTGGTGGCTAATATCCTTGAGTCACGACAGTCCTTTGTGTTTATTGTAACCAAAGACTCGGAAACCAAGTTATTGCTAtcagaggaagaaatagaaaaaggcaTAGAGATAGAAGAGAAGATAGTGGATAATCTTCAGTCTCGACACACAGCTTTTATAGGTGACAAAAACTGA